One part of the Thermoanaerobacterium sp. CMT5567-10 genome encodes these proteins:
- the rpsB gene encoding 30S ribosomal protein S2, which yields MSVISMKQLLEAGVHFGHQTRRWNPKMAPYIFTERNGIYIIDLQKTVKKIEEAYDFIKEVVSNNGTVLFVGTKKQAQDSVKEEAERCGMYYVNQRWLGGMLTNYKTIRSRVERLKELKQMEEDGTFEVLPKKEVIKLRKEKERLQKYLGGIEDMNGIPSVLFVVDPKKEAIAIAEAKNLDIPIVAIVDTNCDPEEVDYPIPGNDDAIRAVKLIASKIADAVIEAKQGEQLTAVEE from the coding sequence ATGTCAGTTATATCAATGAAGCAATTATTAGAAGCAGGCGTACATTTCGGTCATCAAACAAGAAGATGGAATCCTAAAATGGCTCCATATATCTTTACCGAAAGAAATGGGATATATATAATAGACCTTCAAAAAACGGTAAAAAAGATTGAGGAAGCTTATGACTTTATTAAAGAAGTTGTCTCAAATAATGGTACAGTTTTATTTGTAGGTACCAAAAAGCAGGCACAGGATTCAGTTAAAGAAGAAGCAGAAAGATGTGGAATGTATTATGTTAATCAAAGATGGCTAGGTGGTATGCTAACAAACTATAAGACAATTAGAAGCAGAGTCGAGAGACTAAAAGAATTAAAACAAATGGAAGAAGATGGAACTTTTGAAGTCTTGCCTAAAAAAGAAGTTATCAAGCTTAGAAAAGAAAAGGAAAGACTTCAAAAGTATTTAGGTGGAATAGAAGATATGAACGGAATTCCATCAGTATTATTTGTTGTGGATCCTAAAAAAGAAGCAATAGCTATTGCAGAAGCTAAAAATCTTGATATTCCTATAGTAGCCATCGTTGATACAAATTGTGATCCTGAAGAAGTAGATTATCCAATACCAGGAAATGATGATGCGATTCGTGCTGTAAAACTGATAGCTTCAAAGATAGCCGATGCTGTAATTGAAGCTAAACAGGGTGAACAATTAACTGCTGTTGAAGAATAA